In the genome of Stomoxys calcitrans chromosome 4, idStoCalc2.1, whole genome shotgun sequence, the window ACCATGGGGATCCATTGCAGCTGTAAACTAAACTATATAGTCAACGAAATCCTCCGTTTAACTTTCTCCCTTTTTTGTCTTATAGCATTCCTAATTTCCTTGTAGATGTTCGGGCTGGCAGCATTTTACATGATGCCGATGGTCAACGTGTGGGAGTTGCTGAAATTAAACCCCATCCCGAATTCCATGGACATACCAATGATATTGCCTTATTGAAATTATCCCGTCCCTTGGAATTTAATGAGAATGTAAGAGCCATAGGCTTGGCCACTGAAGAACCACGGTCCGGCAGCCAGCTATCCATCACCGGTTGGGGTCGTCTCTCAGAGAACGGCATAGTTCCTGGCATATTGCAACACACCACATTATTTGCATTGGCCCATGAGCAATGCCAAACTCTGGCTGCCATACCACCCCATGTGATGTGTGTGCTTCACAATGATGGGGAAGGTGCTTGTGATGGTGATTCTGGCAGTCCTGCGGTTCTCAATAATCAATTGGTTGGTGTAGCCATTTTTGTTAAAGGCAAATGCGGAACTTTGGGACCAGATGGATATGCCAGTGTACCGCATTATCGTCAATGGTTGATCGATAATTCAAGAGAttgaatgtggtttttatgattAGTGCGTAAACTTGTGTGAAAATAAAGGTGGAGGGTTTTGGTTTTGCTGGAAAAAtcgtttttttattatacccaccaccatatgatggtggtatattaatctagtcatccgtttgtaacaattcgaaatattgatctgcgaccccataaagaatatatatgctggATAGTCTCGACATTTTGAGGCTATCTAGcaatgcc includes:
- the LOC106089086 gene encoding serine protease SP24D, which gives rise to MTFEKPSSKPLLFFYLCLAYCYGVQAANLKLQGRIVGGQNAILGQFPYQVSVQVVDMHVCGGAIISNDYVVTAAHCVYHGDPLQLIPNFLVDVRAGSILHDADGQRVGVAEIKPHPEFHGHTNDIALLKLSRPLEFNENVRAIGLATEEPRSGSQLSITGWGRLSENGIVPGILQHTTLFALAHEQCQTLAAIPPHVMCVLHNDGEGACDGDSGSPAVLNNQLVGVAIFVKGKCGTLGPDGYASVPHYRQWLIDNSRD